One genomic window of Cupriavidus oxalaticus includes the following:
- a CDS encoding peptidase M29 produces MLIEQIEHRWLAAFRRTLELCALQGAEVVGIVTESQSRPVNVALAELAVQSLGATPVRIQVPTPALSAPAPVRSTGASDALQHLAPVVAALSRCHLVLDCTVEGLLHAPELPLILRGADGVLPRMLMVSNEHPEILERCQPDPALEGTVRAAMKRLRGAKEMRVHSAAGTELRIGLADARVGGVWGFCNKPGQVSHWPGGLCLAFPASRQVNGTLVLAPGDVNLTFKTYLRDAVVCHIEDDYIVAVEGQGVDADMMRGYYQAWADREGTRDAYAVSHVGWGLNRTARWDALAFYDKRDCNGTELRAFGGNFLFSTGANEVAGRHTLGHFDLPLRNCTVSLDGRNEVEAGQLVEVQA; encoded by the coding sequence ATGCTCATCGAGCAGATCGAACACCGCTGGCTGGCGGCATTCCGGCGCACCCTGGAACTCTGTGCCCTGCAGGGCGCGGAAGTTGTTGGAATTGTAACGGAGTCGCAATCCCGCCCTGTCAACGTGGCCTTGGCCGAGCTGGCGGTGCAGTCGCTGGGCGCCACGCCCGTCCGGATCCAGGTGCCGACACCGGCGCTCAGTGCGCCGGCGCCGGTACGCTCGACCGGCGCCAGCGATGCCCTGCAACACCTCGCCCCGGTCGTGGCCGCACTGTCCCGCTGCCACCTGGTGCTCGACTGCACCGTCGAAGGCCTGTTGCATGCCCCCGAGTTGCCGCTGATCCTGCGCGGCGCCGACGGCGTGTTGCCGCGCATGCTGATGGTCAGCAACGAACATCCCGAGATCCTGGAGCGCTGCCAGCCTGACCCGGCGCTGGAAGGCACGGTGCGCGCCGCGATGAAGCGCCTGCGCGGCGCGAAAGAAATGCGCGTGCATTCGGCCGCCGGCACCGAGCTGCGCATCGGCCTGGCCGACGCTCGCGTGGGCGGCGTCTGGGGCTTTTGCAACAAGCCGGGGCAGGTCTCGCACTGGCCGGGCGGCCTGTGCCTGGCGTTTCCGGCCAGCCGCCAGGTCAACGGCACGCTGGTGCTGGCGCCGGGCGATGTCAACCTGACCTTCAAGACCTACCTGCGCGACGCCGTGGTCTGCCATATCGAGGACGACTACATCGTCGCCGTCGAAGGGCAGGGCGTCGACGCCGACATGATGCGCGGCTATTACCAGGCATGGGCCGACCGCGAAGGCACGCGCGACGCGTACGCGGTCTCGCACGTCGGCTGGGGCCTGAACCGGACGGCGCGCTGGGATGCGCTGGCCTTCTACGACAAGCGCGACTGTAACGGCACCGAACTGCGCGCGTTCGGCGGCAACTTCCTGTTCTCCACGGGCGCCAACGAGGTGGCGGGCCGCCATACGCTGGGCCATTTCGACCTGCCGCTGCGCAACTGCACGGTCTCGCTCGACGGCCGCAATGAGGTGGAGGCAGGCCAGCTAGTGGAGGTGCAGGCATGA
- a CDS encoding MarR family winged helix-turn-helix transcriptional regulator, with the protein MADQPFVDGYLAYLLARASHLISGEFHREVEARGLSVPEWRVLATLADRADCTIGALAEITLTKQPTLTKLVDRMAAEGLVKRTAGTTDRRHALISITPRGLALARPLLERAAQHEHAVLNDFGPEQGAQLKETLRQLIALHTQR; encoded by the coding sequence ATGGCGGACCAGCCCTTCGTCGACGGCTACCTGGCCTACCTGCTGGCCCGCGCCAGCCATCTGATTTCCGGCGAATTCCACCGCGAGGTCGAAGCCCGCGGCCTGTCTGTGCCGGAATGGCGCGTGCTGGCGACGCTGGCCGACCGCGCCGACTGCACCATCGGCGCGCTGGCCGAAATCACGCTGACCAAGCAGCCCACGCTGACCAAGCTGGTCGACCGCATGGCCGCCGAGGGGCTGGTCAAGCGCACCGCCGGCACCACCGACCGCCGCCATGCGCTGATCTCGATCACGCCGCGCGGGCTGGCGCTGGCCAGGCCGCTGCTGGAACGCGCCGCCCAGCATGAGCACGCGGTGCTGAACGATTTCGGCCCCGAGCAAGGGGCGCAGCTCAAGGAAACGCTGCGCCAGCTGATCGCGCTGCACACGCAGCGCTAG
- a CDS encoding flavin reductase family protein, with product MGMPEAQPRIANVAAAPDFDAQHFRRTLSQFATGVTVITTRASAESVAAGAPPFIGITASSFNSVSLDPPLVLWSMATRANSLPMFRDGTHYIINVLSASQLDLCQRFATLKGDRFAGVDYRLSATGLPILANALAWFECHNRSRYDEGDHVIFVGEVERCGVLEGPDGPLVFQGGQFSTTSPLEP from the coding sequence ATGGGCATGCCTGAGGCCCAGCCACGGATCGCCAACGTCGCCGCCGCACCGGACTTCGATGCGCAGCATTTCCGCCGCACGCTGTCGCAGTTCGCGACCGGCGTGACGGTGATCACCACCCGCGCCAGCGCCGAATCGGTCGCGGCCGGCGCGCCGCCGTTCATCGGCATCACCGCCAGTTCGTTCAACTCGGTGTCGCTGGATCCGCCGCTGGTGCTGTGGAGCATGGCCACGCGCGCCAACAGCCTGCCGATGTTCCGCGACGGCACCCACTACATCATCAATGTGCTGTCAGCGTCGCAACTGGACTTGTGCCAGCGCTTCGCCACGCTGAAGGGCGACCGTTTCGCGGGCGTCGACTACCGGCTGTCGGCCACCGGCCTGCCGATCCTCGCCAATGCGCTGGCGTGGTTCGAATGCCATAACCGCAGCCGCTACGACGAGGGCGACCATGTGATCTTCGTCGGCGAGGTCGAGCGCTGCGGCGTGCTCGAAGGCCCCGATGGCCCGCTGGTGTTCCAGGGCGGCCAGTTCTCCACCACCAGTCCGCTCGAACCCTGA
- the kynU gene encoding kynureninase has product MTTIDREHCLRLDQQDPLRPLRDQFALPEGVIYLDGNSLGARPRAAAARAAQVVAEEWGDGLIRSWNTAGWFELPQRLGNKLAPLVGAGEDEVVVTDTTSINLFKVLAAALRVQQTRDPARKVIVSESSNFPTDLYIAQGLADLLQQGYSLRLVDSPAEIDAAVGADTAVLMLTHVNYKSGEMLDMAALTELAHARGALTVWDLCHSAGAVPVNLKASGADYAIGCTYKYLNGGPGSPAFVWVAPALRDAFWQPLSGWWGHAAPFAMEPQYRPVDGVRRFLCGTQPVASLAMVECGLDIYAQTSMQVLRAKSLLLTDLFIELVEARCGQHPLTLVTPREHARRGSQVSWEHPEGYAVVQALIERGVIGDYREPRIARFGFTPLYTSFTEVWDAVEILRDVLDSGTYRDARFQVRGQVT; this is encoded by the coding sequence ATGACGACCATTGACCGCGAGCACTGTCTACGGCTCGACCAGCAAGACCCGCTGCGCCCCTTGCGCGACCAGTTCGCCCTGCCCGAGGGCGTGATCTACCTCGACGGCAACTCGCTCGGTGCCCGCCCGCGCGCCGCCGCCGCGCGCGCCGCCCAGGTGGTGGCCGAGGAATGGGGCGATGGCCTGATCCGCAGCTGGAACACCGCCGGCTGGTTCGAACTGCCGCAGCGGCTGGGCAACAAGCTCGCCCCGCTGGTCGGCGCCGGCGAGGACGAAGTGGTGGTGACCGACACTACCTCGATCAACCTGTTCAAGGTGCTGGCCGCCGCGCTGCGCGTGCAGCAGACGCGCGATCCGGCGCGCAAGGTGATCGTCTCGGAATCCAGCAACTTCCCGACCGACCTCTATATCGCCCAGGGCCTGGCCGACCTGCTCCAGCAGGGTTACTCGCTGCGCCTGGTCGACTCGCCGGCCGAGATCGACGCCGCCGTCGGCGCCGACACCGCGGTACTGATGCTGACGCACGTCAACTACAAGAGCGGCGAGATGCTCGACATGGCCGCGCTGACCGAACTGGCCCATGCCCGCGGCGCGCTGACCGTCTGGGACCTGTGCCACTCCGCCGGCGCCGTGCCGGTCAACCTGAAGGCGTCCGGCGCCGACTACGCCATCGGCTGCACCTACAAGTACCTGAACGGCGGCCCGGGCTCGCCCGCGTTCGTGTGGGTCGCGCCGGCGCTGCGCGATGCGTTCTGGCAACCGCTGTCGGGCTGGTGGGGCCATGCCGCGCCGTTCGCGATGGAACCGCAATATCGCCCGGTGGACGGCGTGCGCCGCTTCCTGTGCGGCACGCAGCCGGTCGCGTCCCTGGCGATGGTCGAGTGCGGGCTGGACATCTATGCCCAGACCAGCATGCAAGTGCTGCGCGCCAAGTCGCTGCTCCTGACCGATCTCTTTATCGAGCTCGTGGAAGCACGCTGCGGCCAGCATCCGCTGACGCTGGTCACGCCGCGCGAGCATGCGCGCCGGGGCAGCCAGGTGAGCTGGGAACATCCGGAAGGCTATGCCGTGGTCCAGGCGCTCATCGAGCGCGGCGTCATCGGCGACTACCGAGAGCCGCGCATCGCCCGCTTCGGCTTTACGCCGCTGTACACCAGCTTCACCGAAGTCTGGGATGCAGTGGAAATCCTGCGCGATGTGCTGGATAGCGGCACGTATCGCGATGCGCGCTTTCAGGTGCGCGGCCAGGTGACCTGA
- a CDS encoding Lrp/AsnC family transcriptional regulator, which yields MTLDPIDLRILACLQENGRISNQDLADRVALSPSACLRRVRLLEESGVIGGYRAWFDAEQLGLELEAIVQVSMRHDVEGWHDTFIAAVQSWPEVLSAYIITGDSNYILRVQARNLKHYSDFIVNRLYRTKGVMDIRSNIVLQRIKTDSSPLAILKAAGEDA from the coding sequence ATGACCCTCGATCCCATCGATCTGCGCATTCTCGCGTGCCTGCAGGAGAACGGCCGCATCAGCAACCAGGACCTGGCCGACCGGGTGGCGCTGTCGCCTTCGGCATGCCTGCGCCGCGTACGGTTGCTGGAAGAGTCAGGAGTGATCGGCGGCTACCGCGCCTGGTTCGATGCCGAGCAGCTCGGGCTGGAGCTGGAGGCCATCGTGCAGGTGTCGATGCGCCATGACGTGGAGGGCTGGCACGACACCTTTATCGCCGCGGTCCAGTCCTGGCCCGAAGTGCTGTCGGCGTACATCATCACCGGCGACAGCAACTACATCCTGCGCGTGCAGGCGCGCAACCTGAAGCACTACTCGGATTTCATCGTGAACCGGCTGTACCGCACCAAGGGCGTGATGGATATCCGCTCGAACATCGTGCTGCAGCGGATCAAGACCGACAGCTCGCCGCTGGCGATCCTGAAGGCGGCAGGGGAAGACGCCTAG
- the kynB gene encoding arylformamidase, with amino-acid sequence MTAPRQDPRRLWDISPPLSPATPVWPGDTPFQQAPAWQMDEHCPVNVGRITLSPHTGAHADAPLHYAADGAPIGDVPLTPYLGTCRVIHCIGASPVVEPRHVEHALRDLPPRVLLRTYRQAPLAQWDPAFCAVAGETIALLASHGVQLVGIDTPSLDPQESKTMDAHNAVRRHGLAILEGIVLDDIDEGDYELIALPLRFAGLDASPVRAVLRSLD; translated from the coding sequence ATGACCGCCCCCAGACAAGACCCACGCCGGCTGTGGGACATCAGCCCGCCGCTGTCCCCGGCCACCCCGGTGTGGCCCGGCGACACACCGTTCCAGCAAGCGCCCGCGTGGCAGATGGACGAACACTGCCCGGTGAATGTCGGCCGCATCACGCTGTCGCCACACACCGGGGCCCACGCCGACGCGCCGCTGCACTATGCGGCCGACGGCGCGCCGATCGGCGACGTGCCGCTGACGCCGTACCTCGGCACCTGCCGGGTGATCCACTGCATCGGCGCATCGCCGGTGGTGGAACCGCGCCATGTCGAGCACGCGCTGCGGGACCTGCCGCCGCGCGTGCTGCTGCGCACCTACCGGCAGGCGCCACTGGCGCAATGGGACCCCGCTTTCTGCGCTGTCGCCGGCGAGACCATCGCGCTGCTCGCATCGCATGGCGTGCAGCTGGTCGGCATCGACACGCCTTCGCTCGACCCGCAGGAATCCAAGACCATGGACGCGCACAACGCCGTGCGCCGGCATGGACTGGCAATCCTGGAAGGCATCGTGCTGGATGACATCGACGAAGGCGACTACGAACTGATCGCGCTGCCGCTGCGCTTTGCCGGGCTCGATGCCAGCCCGGTGCGCGCCGTGCTGCGCAGCCTGGATTGA